One Palaemon carinicauda isolate YSFRI2023 chromosome 4, ASM3689809v2, whole genome shotgun sequence DNA segment encodes these proteins:
- the LOC137639636 gene encoding zinc finger BED domain-containing protein 5-like has protein sequence MPPSSHYNRMHDTQWLTKLAYLSDIFSTLNGLNLSLQGKDTTIFKVQDKIQATRMKLDLWCGHIYRKDFESFPSLADFLLTSKEELDGDTTQAFKAHLQSLHSELGKYFEEPDPSFEWIRNPFVTGKVDIEKVSVNLSSKEADNLVEIATSGTLKTLFRERSLANFWAQVQSEYPGLAEIALKHLMPFPTTYNCEIGFSTLVDLEMKKRNRINVEPDMRLKLSRLEPDIPTVVRQQKQYHSSH, from the coding sequence atgccgccttcCTCCCACTATAATCGAATGCATGACACCCAGTGGCTCACAAAACTGGCATACCTGTCTGATATTTTCAGTACACTAAACGGATTGAATCTGTCTTTGCAAGGAAAAGATACTACCATCTTTAAAGTGCAGGACAAAATACAGGCAACACGAATGAAGCTGGACTTGTGGTGCGGCCACATTTACCGCAAAGATTTTGAGTCTTTTCCTTCATTAGCAGATTTCCTGCTTACTTCCAAGGAAGAGCTAGATGGTGACACAACACAAGCTTTCAAAGCCCATCTGCAAAGCCTTCACtcagagttaggaaaatattttgaagaaccagACCCAAGCTTTGAGTGGATTAGAAATCCATTTGTTACAGGTAAAGTAGATATAGAAAAGGTCAGTGTCAACCTGTCATCAAAAGAGGCTGATAATCTTGTCGAAATTGCAACAAGTGGGACACTGAAGACCCTATTCAGGGAAAGAAGTTTggccaatttttgggctcaagtccagTCAGAGTACCCTGGACTTGCAGAAATTGCTTTGAAACACTTGATGCCGTTCCCAACAACATACAACTGTGAAATTGGATTTTCTACACTGGTTGATCTTGAAATGAAGAAGCGCAACCGAATCAATGTCGAACCCGACATGCGACTGAAACTCAGCAGACTAGAGCCAGATATTCCAACAGTAGTGAGGCAGCAAAAACAGTATCATTCATCGCATTAA